The sequence GGCCCCTCTGTTGCCCCAGAGGTTtcaccttctccctctcctctgagAAGCTTGGACTCTAGAAAAGACTCTGCCCACAGATATCTCACAGAATTTTCAGGATgcatgcagggggtggggggtcctATGCATTTTCCCTCCAATGCACTGCTGAGTAATGAGGGCAGGTAACAGAAGAGGAACCCAAGAGGCCTTGGGTTGGGAGGGGAAGCTGGAGAGATTTTCTcacaggctgggctgggctgggccaaaTGGGTGAGGTGGCCGCTCCCTGGTCCAATCTCCTGGGTCCAGGACTGTAACTTCCTCGTCATCTCAGGCTGGCAGGCAGGGAAGTACTGGAGAAGCAGAGCCAGGAGGAGGTGCCTGCCCAAGGGGCGCCTCGGTCTCAGGGTGGACACACAGCTACTGCCTTCAGAGAACCCCCAGTCCACTGGGGGagacccagtccctgccctccgAGATCTCCTGGGAAAAAGAAATGTCTCTTCTGTCTGCCATTCTCaacaactttattcagaaagagaCAAGCTAGGCAGAGAAACAAGAGCAGATGCCCCGAACAGACAGACAGAGCTCCAGCCGCAAGGGCCTGAGAAAGGCTTGAAAAAAGGCCTCtccagggtgggagtggggagtcaAGTTGACAGGGGAAGGGTAGGTTGGGGAGCCAGCAGCCTGGATGCAGGCCAGACAGAGCTGGAGTCAAGGATGGGGTGAGAGGGGAGGAGGTGATGCCGAAGATAAAGAAAGGGCTCAGGCTGACAAATTAAGACTCTTCTGGGTTAAACCAAACACAAAACGCATCCAGAAAGCTCAGCCTGATTCATTCTTCCAGTTCTGAAAACAGCACCAGCAGCGACCAAAGCCAgacagccattctttttttttttcataagtttattcttatttatttatttttggctgcgttgggtcttcgttgctgcgcacaggctttctctagttgcagcgagtgggggctgctcttggttgcggtgcgcgggcttctcattgcggtggcttctcttgttgcagatcacgggctctagagcgcgcgggcttcagtagatgtggctcgtgggctccgtagttgtggctcgtgggctttagagggcaggctcagtagatgtggctcacgagcttagctgctccgcggtgtgtgggatctccccagaccagggctcgaacccgtgtcccttgcattggcaggcggattcttaaccactgtgccaccggggaagcccccagacAGCCATTCTTGATGCCTCCCTTCTAATGCATCACAGTCTGCACCCTCCCCCAAATTTTTCTCCACCTTCTGCCCGAGCACCTCACCAGTCTTCTGATGGCTTTCCTTCACTTCCACGTTTCTCTGTTCCATCTCCACCTGGCTGCCAGAAGAAAATCCTTAGAACACAAGTGAAATGCCACCCCCttttttaaaatccttcaatggcttctcattgctcttagaataaaataagaaatagtggcaattccctggtgatccagtggtaagGAGTCCGTGCTCTCCcggctgagggcccgggtttgatccctggtcaggaactgagatcccacaagctgcgcaagGCGcagtcagaagaaaagaaagaaagaaaaagaaaagaaatacttacTGTGGCCCTCAGGTCCTTCAGGCTCTGCACCATCCAGCCACTGATGGCCCCCAGCTGCCAGGCACTCCAGTTATGGGACCTTGAACAGCCCCAAACTGTCCTTAGAGACTCTACCCCATGGTTCTCTCTGCCTAGAGCGCCTTCCCCTCTGCTCTACCCCACTGAGTCCTCCAGGACCCCCTAAGTGCTTTGTCCTCCAAAACACCTGCTCTTCTGATGCTCTGCCCACCCCCAATCTGAATGAGGTCTTCTCTGTGGCACTCTCTCCCTCTACTCCGCTTCTCCTTCATAGCACCTACCACACAGgtaattgcatatatatatatatatatatattttttttttttgctgcatcgggtcttagttgcggcacgcggggccttcgttgaggcatgcggggtTTTCgtggtggtgcatgggcttctctctagttgtggcacccaggctccagagctcgtgggctctgtagtttgcggcacacgggctttctagttgaggcgcgtgagctcagtagctgtggttcatgggcttagttgccctgcgacatgtgggatcttagtttcctgaccagggatccaacatgcgtcccctgcattgtaagtgggtgcttcaccactggaccaccaaggaagtcccttgcATAGTTATTGATGCATTTACTTTTTAACCATCTTTCCCTACTAAAGGtctgttcccctcccccccacagcccccatgagggcagagatcttgtccattttattcatttctgtgtttCCAGTACCTAGCAGGGTGCCCAGCTCCTAGGAGGCTCTCAGGAAACAATagttggatgaataaatgaaagggtccctcacctcccccaccccacactcaGAGACGGGACTTGCTTACCCAAGGACTCTGCACACTGTCTGCCTGCTCCCTGGCCCTGACCCTCTGCCCTCAGCTGCCGAATGTGGCCTCTCTTGGGGCAGGAACAGAAGGCTCTGGCCCCAGGGCATCCTGGTCTTGCAGGGAGAGGAGGCTCCCCAGCCGACACAGAGGCTCTGAAGTGTGACCACCAACTGTGCACTGTGCCGATGGTGGGAGAGGCCGCTTCAGGCCGTGTGAGGAGCTAAGCTTTGGAGAAGCAGCTGAATGCCAGTGGGTGAGAGGGCGGCATACCATGCAGGGGAGGTTGGAGCTGAGGCCTGCCTGGAGGAACACACACCGGAAAGGGCAGGGGCCATGTCTTGAAGGGCCTCTAATACCCGTTTGGACTTTATTTTGGACAAAAAGAGGGGGTGCAGCTAAAGGGATTTTGTGtcttgttttatggttttttaaaCAGGGCTCTGACTTAATAAAATGTATGTGTTGAAGGATCCTCTGGCAGCACTGTGGAGGATAGATCAGAGATGCTAAGAGCTTACTATTGCTAAGTGCTATGTACGTaatgagatttattttatttaactattaCAACACGCTTGTGAGGTAGATGTTATATATAATTGCTGTTTTCTAGATTAGAAGCCTGAGACTCATAACAGCCCTCTTCATTGGAAAAGTGCTGCTTCCCATCCCATGGAATTCTGATGCGATTGTTAATCACCGAACCAGACCTGTTCCTTGGCCATGGGTGTGGCATGAGGtccaggcctggccaatcagtGGGCCCCTTGCTTTGCCAACAGCGACTAGACCGAGGGTCCAAGGGATGGTCATGTGATATAAGCAGAACCAGACTGAGTCCTTCTGGGATGTTGAAGATATAGACCCCGGGAGAGAGTCCCACTTGTTTTTGGATCTCAAGCAGTAACCATGTAAGCTTGGGGCATATGAAGCCAATTTCCTATGACTTAGAGAACATTTCTGTGTGATAGGATTGAAGGCGACCAATGCACAAAGAAACAGAGGTGAGCAGGATGGATGCAAAGGGAGAGGCTGATGTACTTGTTTGGGTCCCTGGACTTAGCCACACCTGAAGCTAGACCCAGCTGAAACTTCCCAGGACATAAGCTATTGAATTACGTTATTTTGTGTTTAGTTCAAAACTATACATGTACTCCCCCaccatgttcagagcagcactatttacaatagccaagacatggaaaataatccaagtgcccatcaacggaCGATTGGCCTAAGAAGAcatggcatgtgtgtgtgtgtatatatatatatatatatatatatatatatatatatatatatatatactatggaatattactcagccataaaaaagaataaaatattgtcatttgcagcaacatggatggacgtagtgattattatactaagtgaagtaagtcagacagagaaagaaaaatattatagatCACTTAtacgtgaaatctaaaaaataatacagggaattccctggtggttcagtggttaggactccacacttccactgcagggggccagagttcactccctggtcagggaactaagatcccaaaagccaggcagtgtggccaaaaaaataataatacaaatgaacttgtttacaaaacagaaacagactcacatagaaaacaaatttatggttaccaaaggggaaaggggatgggggagggataaattaggagtatgggaatAACAGATATGcactaacatatataaaataagtgaacaacaaggatttactgtatagcacaggaaactgtattcagtattttgtaatagtctaaaatggaaaagaattgaaaaaaaatatatatatatatatccgaatcactttgctgtacacctgaaactaacacaatattgtaaaccaactatacttcaattaaaaacaaaaacaaggggcttcccttgtggcgcagtggttgagagtccgcctgccgatgcaggggacacgggtttgtgccccggtccaggaagatcccacatgccgcagagtggctgggcgcgtgagccatggctgctgagcctgcgcgtccggagcctgtgctccgcaacgggagaggccacaacagtgagaggcccgcgtaccgcaaaaacaaaacaaaaacaaaaacaaaaactccagacaactgaagctcagagacactaagtaacttgtctgaggtcacacaactagcaagtggcagaaccaggatttgagccTCTCTTATTCTAACACTTGTGCTCATTTCGCCCTATCACAGCATGATAATGTAAAGAGCAAACAGGCAAAACAGTTAGGAGGTGAGCAGTGAGAAAGCATGGTCTAGGGCAGTggcctggggaaggagggcaggcaTTTGAGAGATGATGATGGAATGTGGGAAGACACGGGACAGATCTGAGTGTGGAGGCTCAGTGAGGTGAGTGGGAGGAGGACCCAAGGGGCCTGGAAGACCCAGGAGACAGGGCAGATGGGGCAGAGTGAGGGATCTCAAGGCAGAGATGGGTTTGTCTCAGACACAGAGGATACCTGGGTAAGAGCAAGGCCAGCCCGTGGGCGGTGACGAGCTTGTCTGGAACCAGGTGGGAAGCCAAGGCCAGGCCCAGGGTCGCCCACAGATTGGggttggaggagagagaaggaacaattggaggaggaggaagctATGTCACCATCATGGGAGAAGGTGGGAATCAGTTCCCCAGCATGCCAGCTCAGAGTCAGGGGGGCCCTGGTGGCCTTGGAAGCCAGAGCAGGAGACaaaggaggctggaggaggggaagtgAAGGTGATGCTCATGGACTCAGCAGAAAATGAGGGGGTGGTGATGAGAAAGGTGAAGGGAAGGTGGTTCCCTCCCAGGTGTGTAAGTCGCACCGGTGCTGCTGAAACATCGACTCTCTCACACTGCAATTTAGAGGCAAAGTTGAACTCAGGTGACTTACCCAACCCCTTCCCAATGAGCCAGAGAcaggttttattttctaaaacattttaataaaattaaccaaTAAATATTCTACACTGTATGGGCTACAGGGACAAAGAGTGGAAGACAGAGGGCCGGTCTTCCCAGTCGGGCCCTCAGGTCCCCttgcagaaaaagagagagacggTGCTCTGGGCTGGCTTGGGGCTGGGATTGCTGACTTGGGATGGGGGGAGTGATTCTGGAACGGGTGATCTGGGGTCCTGCCATCCATCCCACTTTGTTGGTGtatgggaggagaggaggggccaAGAAAAGCAGAGCCCCTGCAGGAGGCATCCTAGCACCCCCAGAAGTgactggggtgaggggagagctAGCCTAGAAGgaaggaatgggggaggggcagcccatGGGGCAGTGAAGCAGGGAGCATGGGCTGGTGGCAGGCTCTGGCGGCTCTTGGGCCACAGCCACTCACTCTCGGACGTAGACCCTGGTGCACACGATGTCGTCCGCCGTCATGGTCTGAAAGGGGAGAAGTCATTGTTAGCCTGGGTCCTGTGTTTGGTTGCAGGAGGGTTGGGCGGAGGTACTCTGCTTGACCTCCAGGTCCAAACCTACTTCTTGGCTCAGGACTGACAGGTAAGAGCTGGTCACAAAATGCCTGGGCATCATGGGATGGAGGACAGTACAGCCCCAGGGGTCCACCCTAAGTCTTTCTCCCCAAGCCAGGAAGATCCCCGCGGAGAACTGTTGGGACCTCTCAGCGCATGTCCTTTGTTCCAAATGGAAGGGACATCCTTTTACGTTTGCACAAGGACACTGTATGGGACAGAGACAGCCTTGTCCTGCCCCAGCAGCCTCATAGGAGACAGGGAGACCAGCCACAGTTGTTCTTAAATCTCCTGCACCCTGGAATGTCCCGGAAAATCTCTGAAGGTAGCACTGGGCTTGCTGTGAGCTGAGAGGAGGCAGGCCTTACCAGGATCAGCTCTCCGTCATTGGTCAGTTCTCTGGTCCAGGAGGTCTTGGGACCCTCTCCCTTCAAAAGCCTCTGCTCGCAGACCATTTTGTTCTCACTCTCCCATTTTACCAGGCTCTGCATGAGAGGGTGGTCAGGTGAGGTGGGCCCACAGCAGGGACAATGCTGTGAGAGGTATAGGGGATGCACCCCCTTTCTTCCCACCACCACTATCTAGGGACTTTCTCCATTGGAACTGGAGGAAAGACTCTAGGAAAAGACTGGAAAATGTCATGTTGAGAGGCAGGGCAATAGATGCCCTGAGGGACCCCGTCCCGGCACGCACCTTACAGGGTCTCCCGTCCACAGTCTGCTCCTCAAACTCTTCTCCAATATTGAAGTTGATCTCTGTGGTACGCACGGTGGTAGAGGTTTTGATGTAGAAAGTGTCTCCCTCCTGTTTGATCTCCACTGCTGGCTTGGATGCTGCAGCCACGGCGATCTTCCTCAGCATCACGTTCACccctggagggagaggagaggctcGACTCTTATGGGTGCTCCAGGCGCCTGGCTCACACTCTCCCCAGGGACAGCAGGAGCAGGCTGAACTGTGAGCGGCTGGGAAGAGGGGCAAGCTGCCTGGGTGTCCAAGAAAGCACCTTGAAGGGAGGGCAGGTGGTACAGCCCTGATGGCTGGTGGGTtcagggaggagggacagagaggcAGTGCCCCGCCCTTGGGAGTTCTGCTTCTAGCTACGGCCCCACCTGGATGAGTCAGCAGCCCTGGATCGGGATCCCCAAGTCTCAGCTCTTCACTCGGTTCTTGGGGGCAGCTTCCCCCTATTCCTCTCATCCTGCGACAGCTCACCTTGGCTCAATTCACCTCACTTTTGGTCCTTTGTCCATCCTGCTGGAGACCATCTGCTGGGGTGGGCTCATCAGAGTCACTGCGTCTGCACCCCCGCCCACGTGCAGGGCAGGCCTTCCCCAGCCAGGCCTCACTACTCACGTCCTGGAGTAGGGGCcacttccctctctgcccactcccctcccctgtcTTGTGGCCTTTATTTGCTGAGCCTCTGTCCCTCCCCAGGATGAGAAGGAGCAGGGATTTTCAGCAGGGGAAGAGGTGGGACAGCTGTTTCCCCCTACAGAATGGTCAGAAGCCTGGGGACACCACCGGCTGTGAAATAAGATCTATTAGGCCATGATTTCCACCTGGCTCACCCTCCCTTGcaggctgggtgaccctgggcaaatggcttaacctctctgagccttagattccacaactgtaaaatggagacagtaacTTCTTCAAGAGCCTATCACATGGGATGATGTGTGTTTAGGCCCTATAGCACACGCAGTGCCAGGCACATCTATATGTTTTCAGGAAACAATAGCTActcttattgttgttgttattttcactgataaaaggaaggcaaagaaaaagcCAGAGTTGGGGCTCAGACAAAGTTCCCTGCATCGGActcctgcccacctgccctcctGGAACAGAAAGggtcactcccctcccctcccctgatgTGGGCCCGACTCCAGGAACACCCACCCAACTTCAGGGGTCAGGTCTTCTCATTCAGCCTCTGTGGATTCAGAGTCGCTGTGCCTGTCCCCCTATCCTTTCCCAGATTGGACCCCTTCTCTCTATTCCCTAGTTATTTCAAAGGAGTGGAGGAGCCAGAGAGAGCAGCCCTCTGGCAGGAAGTCAAGCAGGCAGGGAGGCACCTCTAGTCAGGGCCCAGGTCCAAGCTCTACACCCTTCACCTGGCCTGGCCTCCTGCCCTGAACTGGAGCAGAACGCTTCAGGGAAGcaatgggtgggatgggggccaAGCTGGGCTGGGCCAGGCAAGTGGGATTCCCTACCTCCCAATGTGGTCCAgaccccctgcccctcctccagacCTGGGTCCCTAGAGAAGAAACAAATCCCCTTTCCCCTCGGCACCAGAGCAGACCCACTCTATTCcagacagaagggagtgggaggaagcCCTGTCCCTCAGGAGCCCCAGGAGCCCACTTCTTGGCTGCCAATCTCTTGGGTCCAGGGAGAAATGACTGAGGTTCCCAGGACTAATTGACTTGGTAAAAGAGACATATCCCACTCCACCTCCTTGGACAAAAAGACTACTTCACTCTCTGGTGCTACCCGGGAAGTCCATCCTGTTATCCATCTTTCCCGTTATAGGAACAGGAGCTGCTAGCTGTGTGTCGTAACCATCATACTGGATGGGACAGGTATCCCCCAAATACCTGAGCATCCCTCCCCGGGAGAGAGACTCTTGCATAGGACAAAGAGGGGTGAGAAGGGACTGAGATTCCTGCGGAAGCAAGGCTAGGTCCAGAGGAGACACCCCTCCAGCCCGCTTCTGGTACCTGTGGTGCTGGGGCCAGGCTCAGCCAACGTTGGCTGACTCAGGACTGTGTTTGTCTAACGGGTCTGTTTTCAATCTGCCCCACAGCAAGCCCTGAGGAGGGCACGTGGCTCTGAGAGACCCCGCAGGGAGGACAAACAGACTGAAGACAGACAGACAACAGGGTTGGGTTTGGGATCTTATCctccagctggggcctgggggtgtGCCAGGCCACTGCCTCCTCCACTGGGGAGAGGGGCCAGAATCCAGAGAAGTTGGGGGATGGAATGGCATCTAGGCTTTCTGAAGGGAAAATTGTTATCCTTTGGCAGGATCTtggtggcacgcgggatcctggCTGCAGCATgaggcatgcatgcgggatctagttctccgaccagggatcaaacccaggccccctgcactgggagtgcggggtccccattggaccaccaggggagtcctggaTCTTTCATTTCAACAAGGGTAGGGCAAGAAAGGCTGACATGATTACAAGAAATACTGTGGTCAGACTGCAAGCAGAACTAATGGTAAGGAAGGATGGAAATTCCTGCTTTCCTCACTGCATTCCAGCCCCTTCCTAGTTCCTGACTCATTTCTACAGCCCCCGGCCCCACACAGGGTGCCCTCTGCTCATTCCAGCTGGGGTCTCTCTGTTCAGTTCAGAAATGGATGGCTCCAGGGTTTCCAGGTGGCTTCCCAGTGGCTGGGTCCTTGACTAACCTCCATCTCTTTGCAGAGCCCTCTCCCCAGCCGGCCCAGGctttccccacccctcctccccagacaCCAGAGGGCACACAGGAGTTGGGAAGGGCAGTCTGGGTAGATTCAACTTCCTCCACCTTTAACCAACAGACCTAGCTGGGCTGCAGCCCGTctccagggaggcagggagaagagAATTCGGATTTTCTCAAAGGGAGGGGATGGCTGGGGTTTCACACGAAGCCATTTGTTGAAATCTAAGAAAGTGATAATTATCCAGAGCGAGTTTAGGATTCTGGAGCTGCTCGCTGTAGGAAAATATTTGTCTCACagatggagggtggggggagcagagTGGAAAAGTTCTGAAAGGGGGATCTGGGGGCCCTGCGGTGACGGATCACCTGGTGGGTGGAGCCCCGCACAGAGAGATCTGGAATCTGCCCGGGGATTGGGTTACCTGCGGGGGGcaaggggaaggaggcaggaatgcctggggtgggggtgggaggctcGGCTGGGTAGGGACCCAGGCTCCCAGCCTGGATGCAGGGTTTGCAGCTTCCGAACTGCGGAGAACCCCACTGCCTCACCCCAGGGAATACCGACCTCATGCTTCTGGTTTCTACTTGATTCAGAGGCTGAGTCGCCGCAGGAGTTGGCGTCTGTGGGCGCCCCGCCAGAGGAAGAAGGATTTAGGTGTTCGGGCTCAGCGCCCCGGGACCCAGGCGTCTGACCCCTATTCTTGGGAATGCAGGCGCCCAGCTTCCCACGCCCTGATTCcaacttccctttctttctcgTACCCACCTCCGAGGCCTCGGCGGAACCCCCTCTCCTCTTCCGGGCGCTCAAAAATCTCCTTACCCAGAACTTTGAGCAGATCCTCAAAGTTCTCCGATCGGATGATCTTCCAGTTGCCAGAGAAGTTGGGCATGGTGGCGGTGCTAGTGGCGGTCCCCTTAGATCCTTC comes from Delphinus delphis chromosome 1, mDelDel1.2, whole genome shotgun sequence and encodes:
- the CRABP2 gene encoding cellular retinoic acid-binding protein 2, with translation MPNFSGNWKIIRSENFEDLLKVLGVNVMLRKIAVAAASKPAVEIKQEGDTFYIKTSTTVRTTEINFNIGEEFEEQTVDGRPCKSLVKWESENKMVCEQRLLKGEGPKTSWTRELTNDGELILTMTADDIVCTRVYVRE